The Nitrosomonas cryotolerans ATCC 49181 genome includes a window with the following:
- a CDS encoding efflux RND transporter permease subunit — protein sequence MNSHFFIDRPIFAAVLSILIVIFGLVSLRSLPIAQFPQITPPMVQIEADYPGASAEIVAEAVARPIEIQLPGIDNLLYYDSTSTNDGHMTMRLTFEIGTDVDIAQVQTQNRQRLAEPQLPDEVIRQGISVKKVSPDLLAVIMLSSTDPRHEAVFLSNYALLRVLDNIKRIPGVGDAIIFGAQNYSMRLILDPIRMAQLDITPTEIATVVREQNRDFPAGRIGREPTSKNTELTIPVITRGRMSEVSEFEDMIVRAYPDGSMIRMRDIARVELGAQSYDLEGRWNGKPNGFLLTFLSPGANALDTIKQIRQEMEKLAKSFPTGVSYDIPYDTTTFIDVSIKEVAKTLVEATLLVILVVFLFLQSWRATLIPALAVPISLIGTLAGMEALGFSINTLTLFGMVLAIGIVVDDAIVVVENVERHITQGGLSPKDAAKKAMDEVTGPVVAIVLVLAAVFVPAAFLEGITGELYKQFAITIALSVAISGFVALTLSPALCALILKPGHGAPHGFWKIFNRSFDWIQTRYVGAVSILLKRSIIALAVFATLIAIIPGLFKIIPGSFLPEEDQGYFITIFQLPEGASKTRTTEVLEKIETYFGANPAVHSTDVLVGQNFVFGTRGTNQATMFVPLHHWDTRPDSSEQVPGLIAAAYEEFAKIPEAMILAFNAPTIPGLGSTGGFSLQLQDPSGGDFTEFATVAQEFVAKAVAHPAIAAASTNFRVSTPRLYAQVDRERAKALGVPISEIFDTMQAYFGNLYINDFVKFGRVYRVQTEALPEYRSNPEDISKVYVRAQNGTEHTMIPLDSVVSTQFSSGPDPVTHFNGFNTALILGGAAPGYSSGQALEALEQTADEILIPRGFAIDWSGISFQEKKAGGESILVFTFALLMVFLVLAALYESWSIPFAVILAIPFGVLGALLAIWVRELNNDIYFQIGLITLIGLAAKNAILIIEFANQRYTAGVSLTDAALEAARLRFRPIIMTSMAFILGVFPLVIASGAGAASRHSIGTGVFGGMLAATFLAIFFVPLFFVIIGKMTRRTQHPTTKISKIEKNSVSSTKKE from the coding sequence ATGAATTCCCATTTCTTTATTGACCGTCCAATTTTTGCGGCAGTTTTATCGATTCTAATCGTGATATTCGGTCTGGTTTCTTTGCGAAGCTTGCCAATAGCGCAGTTTCCACAAATCACGCCACCCATGGTACAGATTGAGGCAGATTACCCGGGCGCCAGTGCAGAAATTGTCGCTGAGGCTGTGGCGCGGCCGATCGAAATACAACTCCCTGGTATTGATAACCTGCTTTATTACGATTCTACCAGTACGAATGATGGGCATATGACAATGCGGCTTACATTCGAAATTGGGACGGATGTCGATATCGCACAGGTTCAGACACAGAATCGGCAACGCCTCGCCGAACCCCAGTTGCCCGATGAAGTCATTCGTCAAGGCATCAGTGTAAAGAAGGTATCACCGGATTTACTGGCAGTGATCATGTTGAGTTCGACCGATCCCAGGCACGAAGCGGTTTTTCTCTCAAACTATGCCTTGCTTCGGGTTCTCGATAACATTAAACGCATCCCCGGCGTCGGCGACGCCATCATCTTCGGTGCGCAAAATTATTCAATGCGGTTGATCCTCGATCCCATCCGCATGGCGCAACTCGATATTACACCCACTGAAATCGCAACTGTGGTACGCGAACAGAATCGAGACTTTCCTGCCGGAAGAATCGGGCGCGAACCCACCTCCAAGAACACCGAACTGACCATTCCCGTGATTACACGTGGCCGGATGAGTGAAGTCAGTGAATTCGAGGATATGATCGTTCGAGCATATCCAGATGGTTCCATGATCCGAATGCGCGATATTGCACGGGTAGAACTGGGCGCTCAATCCTATGACCTCGAAGGAAGATGGAACGGAAAGCCGAATGGATTCCTTCTGACCTTTCTTTCCCCTGGGGCTAATGCGCTCGACACCATCAAACAGATTCGCCAGGAAATGGAGAAACTAGCCAAAAGCTTTCCGACAGGCGTGTCCTATGATATTCCGTATGACACGACCACATTTATTGATGTCTCCATTAAGGAAGTGGCAAAAACACTGGTTGAGGCTACGCTCCTGGTCATCCTGGTGGTTTTTCTTTTTTTACAGAGTTGGCGTGCAACATTGATCCCAGCCCTCGCCGTTCCAATTTCCCTCATTGGAACGCTGGCAGGCATGGAAGCATTGGGATTTTCAATTAACACGCTAACTTTGTTTGGCATGGTATTGGCCATTGGCATTGTGGTGGACGATGCAATTGTTGTCGTGGAAAATGTCGAGCGCCATATTACCCAAGGCGGTCTTTCACCCAAAGATGCAGCCAAAAAGGCCATGGATGAAGTAACGGGACCCGTGGTTGCGATCGTCCTTGTGCTGGCGGCGGTATTTGTACCGGCTGCCTTTTTGGAAGGAATTACTGGCGAATTATACAAACAATTTGCAATTACGATCGCGCTCTCTGTCGCCATTTCCGGATTTGTCGCGCTTACACTCAGTCCCGCACTTTGTGCCCTGATTCTTAAACCCGGCCACGGCGCACCTCACGGATTCTGGAAAATATTTAACCGCTCGTTTGATTGGATACAAACACGTTACGTTGGAGCGGTCAGTATCCTCCTCAAACGATCGATCATTGCTCTGGCCGTTTTTGCCACACTCATTGCTATTATTCCTGGACTGTTCAAGATAATTCCAGGCAGTTTTCTTCCAGAAGAAGATCAAGGTTATTTTATTACGATCTTTCAACTACCGGAAGGGGCTTCCAAAACACGTACGACAGAGGTCCTGGAAAAAATAGAAACCTATTTTGGAGCAAATCCAGCGGTTCATTCGACGGATGTTCTGGTCGGCCAAAACTTTGTATTCGGTACACGAGGAACGAATCAGGCGACAATGTTCGTTCCGCTACACCATTGGGATACCCGTCCAGATAGCAGTGAACAGGTTCCAGGCCTGATTGCAGCAGCCTATGAAGAATTTGCTAAAATTCCCGAAGCGATGATTCTGGCGTTTAATGCGCCTACTATCCCAGGGCTCGGTTCCACAGGCGGCTTTTCACTCCAGTTACAAGATCCCAGTGGTGGAGATTTTACTGAGTTTGCGACCGTCGCTCAGGAGTTTGTAGCCAAAGCTGTAGCGCATCCAGCCATTGCGGCTGCCAGCACCAATTTCCGTGTCAGTACACCTCGACTTTACGCTCAGGTGGATCGGGAACGGGCAAAAGCACTGGGTGTTCCTATTTCTGAAATCTTCGATACCATGCAGGCTTATTTCGGAAATCTATATATCAATGATTTTGTAAAATTTGGCCGCGTTTATCGCGTGCAAACAGAAGCACTACCGGAATATCGATCCAACCCAGAGGATATCAGCAAAGTTTATGTGCGCGCACAAAATGGCACCGAACATACCATGATCCCTTTGGATTCCGTCGTTTCCACTCAATTTAGCAGCGGCCCCGACCCGGTAACCCATTTCAATGGGTTTAATACCGCCCTTATATTGGGCGGCGCCGCACCGGGCTATAGTTCAGGACAAGCACTGGAAGCACTGGAGCAGACCGCCGACGAAATACTGATACCGCGTGGTTTCGCAATTGACTGGAGCGGAATCTCCTTTCAGGAAAAAAAGGCCGGAGGAGAATCCATCCTGGTATTCACCTTTGCCTTGCTGATGGTCTTTCTGGTATTGGCTGCCTTATACGAAAGCTGGTCCATTCCATTCGCAGTCATCCTCGCGATACCCTTCGGGGTTTTAGGTGCATTACTCGCTATCTGGGTTCGAGAATTGAACAATGATATCTATTTTCAGATTGGCTTAATAACCCTAATCGGGCTGGCCGCAAAGAATGCAATCCTGATTATTGAATTTGCTAATCAGCGGTATACTGCGGGCGTGTCACTAACCGATGCAGCGCTGGAAGCAGCACGTCTTCGTTTTCGCCCCATCATCATGACATCCATGGCTTTTATTCTTGGTGTATTTCCCCTTGTCATCGCTTCTGGAGCGGGAGCAGCAAGCCGACACTCTATCGGAACAGGTGTATTTGGAGGCATGTTGGCCGCCACATTCTTGGCTATCTTTTTTGTACCCTTATTCTTCGTTATCATCGGAAAGATGACACGACGCACTCAACATCCAACAACCAAGATCAGTAAAATAGAAAAGAATAGCGTTTCTTCTACAAAAAAAGAATGA
- a CDS encoding efflux RND transporter periplasmic adaptor subunit — translation MIDKHTSPLMILAFRTRTIIVRMNLGLLVGLFLISLAGCSEKASTDLLPPIPQVEVITVTARTVPDEPEFIGQTEAFRPVEIRSQVAGIINKIYFTEGRNVKKGDKLYLIDPVPFRAIYLSSEARVAQAKARLVQVKQDLARVRPLLEQQAVSKKDVDDAVAEVLGTEATLRAAQNDLIKAKFDLDNTLISAPVNGRIDRSRFYEGQLISAQTTLLTTIDQLDPMYVNVNIPESYLLRRRRELAEAKVQRPDIFKLHGVMTFSDGSVYPEEGILDFAATTLRSETGTLQGRFKFPNPEGGFSPGKSYFYPGQFVKIRLKGYIRPNAILIPQRAVQQSPAGSFVYVINENEAVVFRSVKASAWYGKEWLIEDGLHVGERVIVAGFHRIQPGVQVEAVPYQDEKTLDPNVYPEEITQKSP, via the coding sequence ATGATTGATAAGCACACATCACCATTAATGATTTTAGCCTTTCGGACAAGAACGATTATTGTACGCATGAATCTCGGGCTACTTGTCGGGCTGTTCTTAATTTCGCTGGCGGGCTGTTCAGAAAAAGCATCTACAGATCTACTCCCTCCTATCCCTCAGGTAGAAGTTATTACCGTGACAGCCCGAACGGTTCCGGATGAACCTGAGTTTATCGGACAAACCGAGGCCTTTCGCCCCGTCGAGATTCGGTCTCAGGTAGCCGGAATTATTAATAAAATTTATTTTACTGAGGGTCGGAACGTAAAAAAAGGGGATAAACTTTACCTGATTGATCCCGTTCCTTTTAGAGCTATTTATCTTAGCAGCGAAGCGAGAGTTGCTCAGGCCAAAGCCCGACTGGTTCAGGTCAAACAGGACCTGGCACGTGTTCGCCCCTTACTGGAACAACAGGCTGTCAGCAAAAAAGATGTCGATGATGCCGTAGCTGAGGTATTGGGCACTGAAGCCACGCTGAGGGCTGCACAAAATGATCTGATTAAAGCGAAATTCGACCTGGACAATACGCTCATTAGCGCACCCGTAAATGGCCGTATCGATCGCAGCCGTTTCTATGAAGGACAGCTCATTTCGGCTCAAACCACCCTTTTGACTACGATAGATCAACTGGATCCCATGTACGTCAACGTAAATATTCCCGAAAGCTACCTTCTTCGACGCCGCCGCGAGCTGGCTGAAGCCAAGGTACAAAGACCGGATATTTTTAAATTACATGGCGTGATGACTTTTTCGGATGGAAGCGTATATCCGGAAGAGGGAATACTTGACTTCGCAGCAACTACCCTGAGATCTGAAACGGGCACCTTGCAGGGACGATTTAAGTTTCCCAATCCGGAAGGCGGTTTTTCTCCCGGAAAATCTTATTTCTATCCCGGACAATTCGTTAAGATTCGCCTGAAGGGCTACATTCGACCCAATGCGATTCTGATCCCGCAACGAGCTGTTCAGCAAAGCCCTGCAGGGTCGTTTGTTTATGTCATTAATGAGAACGAAGCAGTCGTATTCCGCTCAGTGAAAGCCAGCGCATGGTATGGAAAAGAATGGTTGATCGAAGACGGTCTTCATGTCGGAGAACGCGTGATCGTAGCAGGATTTCATCGCATTCAGCCTGGAGTGCAAGTGGAAGCCGTCCCCTATCAGGATGAAAAGACGCTTGATCCCAATGTTTATCCAGAAGAAATCACTCAAAAATCACCATGA
- a CDS encoding efflux transporter outer membrane subunit, producing MLLPSLLIVSCAMGPDYLRPHIETADQFRMSQTEGQSIANLPWWALLHDEELQRLISQALSENKDLKQAVASVEEFQARLGITQMDFLPKMEIGANAPAFGTLGGFPNPGFPTPFSYFGQTTLNWELDIWGRIRRANEAVRADLLARKENQRAIILTLISTVAQSYFDLLQFDMQLDIARRALTSWEKSVAISRAQLQGGLTSRLDLDQFEAERANAAARVAGFERQIVQKENELSVLIGRNPLPVTRGHLLTEQLIPPEIPAGLPSELLQRRPDILQAEQILAATTARIGVSKAARFPRFSITGLLGVASPALSNLLLSGSEFGAGGIGLAGPLLNAQSLGFEQRAVEAQMKQALAQYEQTILLAFKEVEDALIAIRTANDQRKAQQEQVKALRSALHVADLRYEGGITSYVDVLLAKRNLFDAELSLTATHRFHLISIVQLYKALGGGWVP from the coding sequence ATGCTACTCCCAAGTCTACTGATCGTGTCCTGCGCCATGGGCCCCGACTATTTACGGCCACATATCGAAACCGCCGATCAGTTCCGTATGAGCCAGACAGAAGGACAATCTATTGCTAATCTTCCTTGGTGGGCACTCCTTCATGATGAAGAGCTCCAACGCCTCATCAGTCAGGCTTTATCGGAAAATAAAGATCTTAAACAGGCAGTAGCCAGTGTCGAGGAGTTCCAGGCTCGCCTGGGAATTACGCAAATGGATTTCCTTCCGAAAATGGAAATAGGAGCCAATGCACCAGCCTTTGGCACGCTTGGTGGATTTCCCAATCCCGGCTTTCCGACACCTTTCAGTTATTTCGGACAAACAACACTCAATTGGGAACTGGATATCTGGGGCAGAATTCGTCGTGCCAATGAGGCCGTCCGTGCAGATCTACTCGCACGTAAGGAAAATCAGCGCGCGATCATTCTGACGCTAATCAGTACCGTAGCACAATCCTATTTCGATCTGTTACAGTTCGATATGCAGCTGGATATTGCCCGACGTGCACTGACCTCGTGGGAGAAGTCAGTTGCCATTTCCCGTGCACAGTTACAAGGCGGACTCACTTCCCGCCTGGATTTAGATCAGTTCGAAGCAGAGCGCGCCAATGCTGCTGCTCGAGTAGCTGGGTTTGAACGACAAATTGTTCAGAAAGAAAACGAACTGAGCGTATTGATCGGGCGCAATCCGCTGCCAGTTACACGCGGTCACTTATTAACGGAGCAGCTGATTCCACCCGAAATCCCGGCTGGATTACCGTCCGAATTACTGCAACGGCGACCGGACATTTTACAAGCCGAACAAATCCTGGCAGCGACGACTGCTCGAATCGGAGTCAGCAAAGCCGCACGATTTCCCAGATTCTCAATTACCGGATTACTGGGTGTAGCCAGCCCGGCTTTGTCTAATCTATTGCTTTCCGGCAGCGAATTTGGTGCAGGTGGAATCGGACTGGCAGGTCCATTACTCAATGCGCAGAGCCTGGGTTTTGAACAACGGGCGGTAGAAGCACAAATGAAACAGGCGCTGGCACAATACGAACAAACGATCCTTTTAGCATTCAAGGAAGTCGAAGATGCGTTGATCGCTATTCGCACCGCCAATGATCAACGCAAGGCGCAGCAAGAACAGGTGAAAGCGCTGCGATCAGCTTTACATGTGGCCGATCTACGCTACGAGGGCGGTATTACCAGTTATGTCGATGTACTGCTTGCCAAACGTAATTTGTTCGATGCTGAGCTCTCCCTCACAGCAACGCATCGTTTCCATTTGATATCCATCGTTCAGCTCTATAAAGCCTTGGGCGGTGGGTGGGTGCCATAA
- a CDS encoding PEP-CTERM sorting domain-containing protein, whose amino-acid sequence MLGSKIKIVHGFILTIVILISTNTQAYFVRPVVTFGSQVTDGLMLNGATSKAVQFNDDARSTVDLSTGEMSLFAQGNGSSVSSSAQGTMGDTINFRNGMGTNVDISFGLDAILNATIIGDTPNSSFLGWSIAVAVFETGLVDHTNFFGNALQDDPGDIAPVFFRQISGNQNSPASDIVNFSINENIESSILLESNNVTLDFFYLASLFGASNGEVSSYTLDGENTATAGITVAPNVITTSDSGVFPVNMTTTNVPEPNIFGLLGLGLLSMLLFLRARKVI is encoded by the coding sequence GTGTTGGGTTCAAAAATAAAAATAGTACATGGGTTTATATTAACAATAGTTATATTAATTTCTACCAATACACAGGCCTATTTTGTTCGTCCTGTTGTTACTTTTGGAAGTCAAGTCACCGATGGTTTGATGTTGAACGGTGCTACTAGTAAGGCTGTTCAATTTAATGATGATGCACGGTCTACAGTAGATTTGTCAACAGGAGAAATGTCGTTATTTGCGCAAGGCAATGGATCTAGCGTTTCGAGTTCAGCGCAAGGTACTATGGGCGACACGATTAATTTTCGGAATGGCATGGGGACAAATGTAGATATTTCTTTTGGGCTAGATGCCATTCTTAATGCAACGATTATTGGTGATACACCTAACAGTTCTTTTTTAGGCTGGAGTATTGCCGTTGCAGTTTTCGAGACAGGTCTTGTAGACCATACCAATTTCTTTGGGAATGCGCTTCAGGATGATCCGGGTGACATTGCACCGGTTTTTTTTCGACAGATTAGTGGCAATCAAAACAGCCCAGCATCTGATATTGTTAATTTTTCCATTAATGAAAATATAGAGAGTAGTATTTTACTTGAAAGCAATAACGTCACTCTTGATTTCTTTTATTTGGCTAGTCTTTTTGGAGCATCTAATGGTGAGGTTAGCTCATACACACTTGATGGGGAAAATACAGCCACAGCGGGCATAACAGTGGCACCGAACGTAATTACTACTTCTGATTCAGGTGTTTTTCCGGTAAACATGACTACGACAAATGTACCTGAGCCCAATATTTTTGGTTTACTCGGACTTGGATTGCTATCTATGTTACTTTTCTTACGAGCTCGTAAAGTTATTTAA
- a CDS encoding succinylglutamate desuccinylase/aspartoacylase family protein produces the protein MTTELIINNQPIEPGCNIMIDLPLPRLYTHTLMTMPIHVIRGKKPGPRLFVSAAIHGDELNGVEIIRRLLKQPALHKLCGVLIAIPMVNVYGVIQHSRYLPDRRDLNRSFPGSKKGSLASRLADLFMTEIVTKCTHGIDLHTGAIHRSNLPQIRANLDDAETLQLARSFNVPVLLNSNLRDGSLRESASEFGIPMLLYEAGEALRFNEVAIRAGLRGILDVMRHLNMLTTRKVHKSSATEPFIARSSQWIRAPESGIFRAAKSLGVKVKKNDVLGVMSDPVSNFEVPVISPCGGLIIGRSEIPLVHEGEAIYHIAQFQDNREVAEHVEIFNENISPESEPDSEIPIV, from the coding sequence ATGACCACAGAATTGATCATCAATAACCAACCCATAGAGCCAGGTTGCAACATCATGATCGATTTACCATTACCACGGCTTTACACGCATACTTTGATGACCATGCCCATACATGTTATACGTGGCAAAAAGCCAGGCCCAAGACTATTCGTTAGTGCTGCGATTCACGGGGACGAACTTAACGGTGTCGAAATTATAAGACGATTACTAAAACAGCCAGCCCTCCATAAGTTATGCGGCGTCCTTATTGCAATACCAATGGTCAATGTTTATGGCGTCATTCAGCATTCCCGCTACTTACCTGATCGACGTGACTTAAATCGTTCTTTCCCTGGCTCCAAAAAAGGTTCCTTAGCATCTCGACTAGCTGACTTGTTTATGACCGAGATTGTAACGAAATGTACCCATGGTATCGATTTACATACGGGTGCAATTCATCGCAGTAACTTACCGCAGATACGCGCAAATCTGGATGATGCGGAAACCCTCCAGCTAGCTAGATCTTTTAATGTTCCGGTATTGCTAAACTCAAATCTACGGGATGGCTCTCTACGTGAATCTGCTTCCGAATTTGGTATCCCGATGCTGCTGTATGAAGCAGGTGAAGCCTTAAGATTTAATGAAGTTGCCATACGTGCCGGGCTTCGCGGAATTCTGGACGTCATGCGACATTTAAATATGCTGACTACCCGAAAAGTACACAAATCCAGCGCAACGGAACCGTTTATTGCGCGTTCCAGTCAATGGATCAGGGCGCCGGAGAGTGGTATTTTCAGGGCAGCGAAATCTTTGGGCGTCAAAGTGAAAAAAAATGACGTATTGGGCGTGATGAGCGATCCCGTATCAAATTTCGAGGTACCGGTCATTTCTCCTTGCGGTGGCCTGATTATAGGCCGATCCGAAATACCCCTCGTCCATGAAGGCGAAGCCATTTATCATATCGCACAATTCCAGGATAATCGAGAAGTTGCCGAACATGTTGAAATATTTAATGAAAATATTTCTCCAGAATCAGAACCTGACAGTGAAATCCCAATCGTCTAA
- the rimK gene encoding 30S ribosomal protein S6--L-glutamate ligase codes for MKIAILSRNPKLYSTKRLVEAATERGHEVKVLDVLRCYMNITSHHPKVHYRGEILEGFDAVIPRIGASVTFYGTAVLRQFEMMDVFPLNESVAVTRSRDKLRSLQLLARKGVGLPVTGFAHNPDDIQGLISEVGGAPLVIKLLEGTQGIGVVLAETHKAAESVIQAFMGLNANIMVQEFIKEAGGSDIRCFVIGDKVVASMKRQAPEGEFRSNLHRGGQASLVRLTPEERSTAVRAAKIMGLNVCGVDLLRSNHGPVVMEVNSSPGLQGIETASNKNIAALIIQFIEKRIISLEHAVDKSRTRGKG; via the coding sequence ATGAAAATCGCAATTCTATCCCGCAACCCCAAGCTTTATTCCACCAAACGACTGGTCGAAGCCGCAACTGAGCGAGGACATGAAGTGAAAGTACTGGATGTGCTGCGTTGCTATATGAATATTACCTCTCATCATCCGAAAGTTCATTATCGTGGAGAGATATTAGAAGGCTTTGATGCTGTGATACCCAGAATCGGCGCTTCCGTTACCTTCTACGGCACGGCTGTGTTACGACAATTTGAGATGATGGATGTTTTCCCATTAAACGAATCCGTTGCCGTTACACGTTCGCGTGACAAGTTAAGATCGCTGCAGTTGCTGGCACGTAAAGGAGTTGGCTTACCCGTCACTGGATTTGCACATAATCCAGATGATATCCAAGGCTTAATCTCGGAAGTTGGCGGCGCACCACTCGTGATTAAATTATTAGAGGGAACACAAGGAATCGGCGTTGTCCTTGCCGAAACCCATAAAGCTGCAGAAAGTGTTATCCAAGCCTTTATGGGACTCAATGCAAACATCATGGTACAGGAATTTATTAAGGAAGCAGGTGGAAGCGATATACGCTGCTTTGTAATCGGCGATAAGGTTGTTGCATCAATGAAACGCCAGGCACCAGAAGGAGAATTCCGTTCCAATTTACATCGCGGTGGACAGGCTTCACTCGTCCGATTAACACCAGAGGAACGCTCAACAGCCGTCAGAGCCGCGAAAATTATGGGACTGAATGTCTGTGGCGTTGACTTATTACGCTCCAATCATGGGCCTGTCGTCATGGAAGTCAACTCATCACCCGGATTACAAGGAATTGAAACTGCCAGCAATAAAAACATTGCTGCATTGATTATTCAATTTATCGAAAAGAGGATCATCTCGCTTGAACATGCTGTAGATAAATCCCGAACCCGTGGGAAAGGATAA
- a CDS encoding ATP-dependent zinc protease family protein — translation MNEKIHIQSPIIGWREWITLPDLNIQKIKAKIDTGARTSALHAFWVEAYRKKHQQWVKFAIHPDQYNLDIVLECDAPVKDRRIVTDSGGHKQRRYVIETLFRLGPCAFIAELTLTNRDTMQFRMLLGRTAINNHFLVNPRASYLQGRL, via the coding sequence ATGAATGAAAAAATACACATACAATCTCCAATTATCGGCTGGCGGGAATGGATAACCCTGCCAGATCTTAACATTCAAAAAATTAAAGCAAAAATAGATACTGGCGCAAGAACCTCAGCATTGCACGCCTTCTGGGTTGAAGCCTATAGAAAAAAACATCAACAGTGGGTTAAATTTGCCATTCATCCCGATCAATATAATCTGGATATCGTGCTTGAATGTGATGCGCCAGTAAAAGATCGACGTATAGTTACGGATTCCGGTGGGCATAAGCAGCGTCGCTATGTCATAGAAACACTTTTTCGGCTGGGACCATGTGCTTTCATTGCAGAATTGACACTGACTAACCGTGATACCATGCAATTTCGCATGTTACTGGGTCGTACAGCGATTAATAATCACTTTCTGGTTAATCCTCGTGCTTCTTATTTGCAAGGGCGACTCTAA
- a CDS encoding HNH endonuclease, whose protein sequence is MSWKQVKNDALVACRRNFCLCHLFKDLKMEAHHIIQQSEGGDDTFDNAIPLCFDCHGDMRSYDKKHPKGTKKN, encoded by the coding sequence GTGTCTTGGAAACAAGTTAAAAATGATGCTTTAGTAGCTTGCAGAAGGAATTTCTGCTTATGTCATTTATTCAAAGATCTTAAGATGGAAGCTCATCACATTATTCAACAAAGTGAAGGCGGTGATGATACGTTTGATAATGCTATTCCTTTGTGCTTTGACTGTCATGGTGATATGCGCAGTTACGACAAGAAACACCCTAAGGGTACAAAAAAGAACTAA
- a CDS encoding HigA family addiction module antitoxin has protein sequence MRNTKRRPVTVGQMLTIEFLEPMNIEISELSDAMGVHRNTLSRIVHDKGTLTAPMAIKLGAALGNTPEFWLNIQHAVEIWDVRHRAYEQEAKNVRRVKPHLEDGSAAAG, from the coding sequence ATGAGAAATACAAAACGTCGCCCAGTGACTGTTGGGCAAATGCTGACGATAGAGTTTCTGGAACCCATGAACATCGAAATTAGCGAGCTGTCAGATGCCATGGGCGTGCATAGAAATACCTTGAGCCGCATTGTACACGACAAGGGTACTCTAACCGCTCCTATGGCTATCAAGTTAGGTGCAGCACTCGGTAATACCCCAGAGTTTTGGCTCAATATTCAGCATGCGGTAGAAATCTGGGACGTGCGGCACCGAGCTTATGAACAAGAAGCCAAGAATGTACGCCGAGTAAAGCCGCACCTAGAAGATGGAAGTGCGGCAGCGGGCTAG
- a CDS encoding type II toxin-antitoxin system RelE/ParE family toxin: MAIEFKDTWLEAFYEADQSYKKIPSTIESALFRKLQILDAATQESDLRIPPGNRFEHLQGSLSGWCSIRVNKQYRLIFRWQDGVALDTYLDPHAYRG; this comes from the coding sequence ATGGCGATTGAATTTAAAGACACATGGCTAGAAGCCTTTTACGAAGCCGATCAGAGTTACAAAAAGATACCTAGCACTATTGAAAGTGCACTCTTTAGAAAGCTACAGATTTTGGATGCAGCCACACAGGAATCCGACTTGAGGATTCCACCAGGTAATCGCTTTGAACATTTGCAAGGTAGTTTATCTGGGTGGTGTTCCATCCGTGTGAACAAGCAATATCGACTGATTTTCCGTTGGCAAGATGGCGTCGCACTGGATACGTATTTAGACCCGCATGCGTACAGAGGCTAG
- a CDS encoding LuxR C-terminal-related transcriptional regulator has protein sequence MDVDRFIMNLIAQTTLQPADEDRIRNLARRLVNYRISDRKKQILMLLATGFKQVEIARRLKISRQAVSKALATIPDEFRLNAP, from the coding sequence TTGGATGTCGACCGCTTCATTATGAACCTCATCGCGCAAACAACACTACAGCCTGCTGATGAAGATAGGATCAGAAACCTGGCGCGTCGACTCGTCAACTACCGCATTTCAGATCGAAAAAAACAGATTCTGATGTTGTTGGCTACTGGTTTCAAACAGGTCGAGATCGCCCGGCGGTTGAAAATCAGCCGACAGGCCGTTTCAAAAGCGTTGGCTACTATTCCTGATGAGTTCCGTTTAAATGCGCCTTGA